A DNA window from Molothrus ater isolate BHLD 08-10-18 breed brown headed cowbird chromosome 2, BPBGC_Mater_1.1, whole genome shotgun sequence contains the following coding sequences:
- the ZYX gene encoding zyxin isoform X2, with product MEGPRGAEKMASPGAPGTRMTSTVSINISTPSFYNPQKKFAPVVAPKPKVNPFKAGGASESSLPPPPGPGAQRAQMGKVGEIPLPPVSMLAEDLPLPPPPPPGEDASFSSNCAFPPPPPPFEEPFPPAPDEAFPSPPSPPPPPPPMFDEGPVSKVPPPQITPGSTGSLEKPLAPKAPVEIPSAPKDAPPSFPSKFTPKPSGSSSFKPPGVDLNPTPTPWAAPQQRKEPQAPVPPPPSLPSAQPIPKFTPSAVAGSPKSVSKSGDNVPMAPSNSTRYPTSLQTQFTAPSPSGPSSRPQPPNFTYAQQRERPQVQEKPRPTEQPAAARDTHRPTGSSADPPRGNSCLTMKEVEELEKLTQRLMKDMEHPPPAEAATSELCGFCRKPLSRTQPAVRALDRLFHVECFTCFKCEKQLQGQQFYNVDEKPFCEDCYASTLEKCSVCKQTITDRMLKATGNSYHPQCFTCVMCHTPLEGTSFIVDQSNQPHCVDDYHRKYAPRCSVCSEPIMPEPGKDETVRVVALEKNFHMKCYKCEDCGKPLSIEADENGCFPLDGHVLCIKCHTVRAKTAR from the exons ATGGAGGGGCCTAGAG GTGCTGAGAAGATGGcctccccaggagccccagggacCCGCATGACATCCACAGTCAGCATCAACATTTCTACCCCTTCCTTCTACAACCCACAGAAGAAGTTTGCACCTGTGGTTGCCCCTAAGCCCAAGGTGAACCCCTTCAAGGCTGGGGGTGCGTCAGAGTCGTCACTGCCTCCACCTCCTGGTCCTGGTGCCCAGCGTGCTCAGATGGGGAAGGTGGGGGAGATTCCATTACCACCCGTGTCCATGCTGGCAGAAG ACCTGCCTCTGCCGCCGCCTCCTCCACCTGGGGAGGATGCAAGCTTCTCCTCAAACTGTGCATTTCCACCACCCCCACCACCCTTTGAAGAGCCTTTTCCACCAGCCCCAGAtgaagcttttccttctcctccttctccacctcctcctcctccaccaaTGTTTGATGAAGGACCTGTGAGCAAGGTTCCCCCCCCACAG ATAACTCCGGGATCCACAGGTTCTCTGGAGAAACCATTGGCCCCAAAAGCCCCTGTGGAAATACCGTCTGCACCCAAAGAtgctcctccttcctttccttccaagTTCACACCAAAGCCAAGTGGAAGCTCATCTTTCAAGCCCCCTGGGGTGGATTTGAACCCCACCCCAACCCCATGGGCAGCCCCACAGCAACGTAAAGAGCCCCAAGCACCAGTCCCTCCACCCCCTTCTCTCCCTTCTGCTCAGCCTATCCCTAAATTCACCCCATCTGCTGTTGCTGGCTCTCCTAAGTCTGTGTCCAAATCAGGTGACAATGTTCCAATGGCTCCCTCAAATTCTACAAGATACCCTACCTCCCTTCAGACTCAGTTCACAGCCCCTTCACCTTCAGGCCCCTCCTCTCGACCACAGCCCCCCAATTTCACCTATGCTCAGCAGAGGGAAAGACCCCAAGTGCAGGAGAAGCCACGCCCAACAGAACAGCCTGCTGCGGCAAGAGACACG caTAGACCCACAGGTTCCAGTGCAGATCCACCTAGGGGGAATTCCTGTCTGACAATGAAGGAGGTAGAAGAGCTGGAGAAGTTGACCCAGAGACTAATGAAGGATATGGAGCATCCAcccccagcagaggctgcaaCTTCTG AGCTCTGTGGCTTCTGCCGGAAGCCCCTGTCACGAAcccagccagctgtgagggCCCTGGACCGCCTCTTTCACGTGGAATGCTTCACCTGTTTCAAAtgtgaaaagcagctgcaggggcagcagtTCTACAATGTGGATGAGAAGCCCTTCTGCGAGGACTGCTATGCT AGCACCTTGGAAAAGTGCAGTGTCTGCAAGCAGACCATCACAGACCGGATGCTGAAGGCCACTGGTAACTCATACCATCCCCAGTGCTTCACCTGCGTGATGTGCCATACCCCCCTGGAGGGGACCTCTTTCATTGTGGACCAGTCCAACCAACCTCACTGTGTGGATGACTACCACAG GAAGTATGCACCACGTTGCTCAGTCTGTAGTGAACCTATTATGCCAGAGCCTGGAAAGGATGAGACAGTGCGTGTTGTTGCACTGGAGAAAAATTTCCACATGAAATGTTACAAGTGTGAG GACTGTGGGAAGCCCTTGTCCATTGAAGCAGACGAGAATGGGTGCTTTCCTCTGGATGGGCACGTGCTGTGTATCAAGTGTCACACCGTCCGTGCAAAAACAGCGCGCTGA
- the ZYX gene encoding zyxin isoform X4, whose translation MEGPRGAEKMASPGAPGTRMTSTVSINISTPSFYNPQKKFAPVVAPKPKVNPFKAGGASESSLPPPPGPGAQRAQMGKVGEIPLPPVSMLAEDLPLPPPPPPGEDASFSSNCAFPPPPPPFEEPFPPAPDEAFPSPPSPPPPPPPMFDEGPVSKVPPPQVRGKMSSVDLEIESLSVMLDDMEKNDPFKSRITPGSTGSLEKPLAPKAPVEIPSAPKDAPPSFPSKFTPKPSGSSSFKPPGVDLNPTPTPWAAPQQRKEPQAPVPPPPSLPSAQPIPKFTPSAVAGSPKSVSKSGDNVPMAPSNSTRYPTSLQTQFTAPSPSGPSSRPQPPNFTYAQQRERPQVQEKPRPTEQPAAARDTHRPTGSSADPPRGNSCLTMKEVEELEKLTQRLMKDMEHPPPAEAATSELCGFCRKPLSRTQPAVRALDRLFHVECFTCFKCEKQLQGQQFYNVDEKPFCEDCYASTLEKCSVCKQTITDRMLKATGNSYHPQCFTCVMCHTPLEGTSFIVDQSNQPHCVDDYHRKYAPRCSVCSEPIMPEPGKDETVRVVALEKNFHMKCYKCEDCGKPLSIEADENGCFPLDGHVLCIKCHTVRAKTAR comes from the exons ATGGAGGGGCCTAGAG GTGCTGAGAAGATGGcctccccaggagccccagggacCCGCATGACATCCACAGTCAGCATCAACATTTCTACCCCTTCCTTCTACAACCCACAGAAGAAGTTTGCACCTGTGGTTGCCCCTAAGCCCAAGGTGAACCCCTTCAAGGCTGGGGGTGCGTCAGAGTCGTCACTGCCTCCACCTCCTGGTCCTGGTGCCCAGCGTGCTCAGATGGGGAAGGTGGGGGAGATTCCATTACCACCCGTGTCCATGCTGGCAGAAG ACCTGCCTCTGCCGCCGCCTCCTCCACCTGGGGAGGATGCAAGCTTCTCCTCAAACTGTGCATTTCCACCACCCCCACCACCCTTTGAAGAGCCTTTTCCACCAGCCCCAGAtgaagcttttccttctcctccttctccacctcctcctcctccaccaaTGTTTGATGAAGGACCTGTGAGCAAGGTTCCCCCCCCACAG GTACGTGGCAAGATGAGCAGCGTTGATCTTGAGATTGAATCACTGTCTGTAATGTTGGATGACATGGAGAAGAATGACCCCTTCAAATCCCGG ATAACTCCGGGATCCACAGGTTCTCTGGAGAAACCATTGGCCCCAAAAGCCCCTGTGGAAATACCGTCTGCACCCAAAGAtgctcctccttcctttccttccaagTTCACACCAAAGCCAAGTGGAAGCTCATCTTTCAAGCCCCCTGGGGTGGATTTGAACCCCACCCCAACCCCATGGGCAGCCCCACAGCAACGTAAAGAGCCCCAAGCACCAGTCCCTCCACCCCCTTCTCTCCCTTCTGCTCAGCCTATCCCTAAATTCACCCCATCTGCTGTTGCTGGCTCTCCTAAGTCTGTGTCCAAATCAGGTGACAATGTTCCAATGGCTCCCTCAAATTCTACAAGATACCCTACCTCCCTTCAGACTCAGTTCACAGCCCCTTCACCTTCAGGCCCCTCCTCTCGACCACAGCCCCCCAATTTCACCTATGCTCAGCAGAGGGAAAGACCCCAAGTGCAGGAGAAGCCACGCCCAACAGAACAGCCTGCTGCGGCAAGAGACACG caTAGACCCACAGGTTCCAGTGCAGATCCACCTAGGGGGAATTCCTGTCTGACAATGAAGGAGGTAGAAGAGCTGGAGAAGTTGACCCAGAGACTAATGAAGGATATGGAGCATCCAcccccagcagaggctgcaaCTTCTG AGCTCTGTGGCTTCTGCCGGAAGCCCCTGTCACGAAcccagccagctgtgagggCCCTGGACCGCCTCTTTCACGTGGAATGCTTCACCTGTTTCAAAtgtgaaaagcagctgcaggggcagcagtTCTACAATGTGGATGAGAAGCCCTTCTGCGAGGACTGCTATGCT AGCACCTTGGAAAAGTGCAGTGTCTGCAAGCAGACCATCACAGACCGGATGCTGAAGGCCACTGGTAACTCATACCATCCCCAGTGCTTCACCTGCGTGATGTGCCATACCCCCCTGGAGGGGACCTCTTTCATTGTGGACCAGTCCAACCAACCTCACTGTGTGGATGACTACCACAG GAAGTATGCACCACGTTGCTCAGTCTGTAGTGAACCTATTATGCCAGAGCCTGGAAAGGATGAGACAGTGCGTGTTGTTGCACTGGAGAAAAATTTCCACATGAAATGTTACAAGTGTGAG GACTGTGGGAAGCCCTTGTCCATTGAAGCAGACGAGAATGGGTGCTTTCCTCTGGATGGGCACGTGCTGTGTATCAAGTGTCACACCGTCCGTGCAAAAACAGCGCGCTGA
- the ZYX gene encoding zyxin isoform X1 — protein MCALTSGRSGQRESDALTAGSGGEEASRDPDSPEPPHSFPKSSSATGSEIAAWGQLQGAEKMASPGAPGTRMTSTVSINISTPSFYNPQKKFAPVVAPKPKVNPFKAGGASESSLPPPPGPGAQRAQMGKVGEIPLPPVSMLAEDLPLPPPPPPGEDASFSSNCAFPPPPPPFEEPFPPAPDEAFPSPPSPPPPPPPMFDEGPVSKVPPPQITPGSTGSLEKPLAPKAPVEIPSAPKDAPPSFPSKFTPKPSGSSSFKPPGVDLNPTPTPWAAPQQRKEPQAPVPPPPSLPSAQPIPKFTPSAVAGSPKSVSKSGDNVPMAPSNSTRYPTSLQTQFTAPSPSGPSSRPQPPNFTYAQQRERPQVQEKPRPTEQPAAARDTHRPTGSSADPPRGNSCLTMKEVEELEKLTQRLMKDMEHPPPAEAATSELCGFCRKPLSRTQPAVRALDRLFHVECFTCFKCEKQLQGQQFYNVDEKPFCEDCYASTLEKCSVCKQTITDRMLKATGNSYHPQCFTCVMCHTPLEGTSFIVDQSNQPHCVDDYHRKYAPRCSVCSEPIMPEPGKDETVRVVALEKNFHMKCYKCEDCGKPLSIEADENGCFPLDGHVLCIKCHTVRAKTAR, from the exons GTGCTGAGAAGATGGcctccccaggagccccagggacCCGCATGACATCCACAGTCAGCATCAACATTTCTACCCCTTCCTTCTACAACCCACAGAAGAAGTTTGCACCTGTGGTTGCCCCTAAGCCCAAGGTGAACCCCTTCAAGGCTGGGGGTGCGTCAGAGTCGTCACTGCCTCCACCTCCTGGTCCTGGTGCCCAGCGTGCTCAGATGGGGAAGGTGGGGGAGATTCCATTACCACCCGTGTCCATGCTGGCAGAAG ACCTGCCTCTGCCGCCGCCTCCTCCACCTGGGGAGGATGCAAGCTTCTCCTCAAACTGTGCATTTCCACCACCCCCACCACCCTTTGAAGAGCCTTTTCCACCAGCCCCAGAtgaagcttttccttctcctccttctccacctcctcctcctccaccaaTGTTTGATGAAGGACCTGTGAGCAAGGTTCCCCCCCCACAG ATAACTCCGGGATCCACAGGTTCTCTGGAGAAACCATTGGCCCCAAAAGCCCCTGTGGAAATACCGTCTGCACCCAAAGAtgctcctccttcctttccttccaagTTCACACCAAAGCCAAGTGGAAGCTCATCTTTCAAGCCCCCTGGGGTGGATTTGAACCCCACCCCAACCCCATGGGCAGCCCCACAGCAACGTAAAGAGCCCCAAGCACCAGTCCCTCCACCCCCTTCTCTCCCTTCTGCTCAGCCTATCCCTAAATTCACCCCATCTGCTGTTGCTGGCTCTCCTAAGTCTGTGTCCAAATCAGGTGACAATGTTCCAATGGCTCCCTCAAATTCTACAAGATACCCTACCTCCCTTCAGACTCAGTTCACAGCCCCTTCACCTTCAGGCCCCTCCTCTCGACCACAGCCCCCCAATTTCACCTATGCTCAGCAGAGGGAAAGACCCCAAGTGCAGGAGAAGCCACGCCCAACAGAACAGCCTGCTGCGGCAAGAGACACG caTAGACCCACAGGTTCCAGTGCAGATCCACCTAGGGGGAATTCCTGTCTGACAATGAAGGAGGTAGAAGAGCTGGAGAAGTTGACCCAGAGACTAATGAAGGATATGGAGCATCCAcccccagcagaggctgcaaCTTCTG AGCTCTGTGGCTTCTGCCGGAAGCCCCTGTCACGAAcccagccagctgtgagggCCCTGGACCGCCTCTTTCACGTGGAATGCTTCACCTGTTTCAAAtgtgaaaagcagctgcaggggcagcagtTCTACAATGTGGATGAGAAGCCCTTCTGCGAGGACTGCTATGCT AGCACCTTGGAAAAGTGCAGTGTCTGCAAGCAGACCATCACAGACCGGATGCTGAAGGCCACTGGTAACTCATACCATCCCCAGTGCTTCACCTGCGTGATGTGCCATACCCCCCTGGAGGGGACCTCTTTCATTGTGGACCAGTCCAACCAACCTCACTGTGTGGATGACTACCACAG GAAGTATGCACCACGTTGCTCAGTCTGTAGTGAACCTATTATGCCAGAGCCTGGAAAGGATGAGACAGTGCGTGTTGTTGCACTGGAGAAAAATTTCCACATGAAATGTTACAAGTGTGAG GACTGTGGGAAGCCCTTGTCCATTGAAGCAGACGAGAATGGGTGCTTTCCTCTGGATGGGCACGTGCTGTGTATCAAGTGTCACACCGTCCGTGCAAAAACAGCGCGCTGA
- the ZYX gene encoding zyxin isoform X3, which translates to MASPGAPGTRMTSTVSINISTPSFYNPQKKFAPVVAPKPKVNPFKAGGASESSLPPPPGPGAQRAQMGKVGEIPLPPVSMLAEDLPLPPPPPPGEDASFSSNCAFPPPPPPFEEPFPPAPDEAFPSPPSPPPPPPPMFDEGPVSKVPPPQITPGSTGSLEKPLAPKAPVEIPSAPKDAPPSFPSKFTPKPSGSSSFKPPGVDLNPTPTPWAAPQQRKEPQAPVPPPPSLPSAQPIPKFTPSAVAGSPKSVSKSGDNVPMAPSNSTRYPTSLQTQFTAPSPSGPSSRPQPPNFTYAQQRERPQVQEKPRPTEQPAAARDTHRPTGSSADPPRGNSCLTMKEVEELEKLTQRLMKDMEHPPPAEAATSELCGFCRKPLSRTQPAVRALDRLFHVECFTCFKCEKQLQGQQFYNVDEKPFCEDCYASTLEKCSVCKQTITDRMLKATGNSYHPQCFTCVMCHTPLEGTSFIVDQSNQPHCVDDYHRKYAPRCSVCSEPIMPEPGKDETVRVVALEKNFHMKCYKCEDCGKPLSIEADENGCFPLDGHVLCIKCHTVRAKTAR; encoded by the exons ATGGcctccccaggagccccagggacCCGCATGACATCCACAGTCAGCATCAACATTTCTACCCCTTCCTTCTACAACCCACAGAAGAAGTTTGCACCTGTGGTTGCCCCTAAGCCCAAGGTGAACCCCTTCAAGGCTGGGGGTGCGTCAGAGTCGTCACTGCCTCCACCTCCTGGTCCTGGTGCCCAGCGTGCTCAGATGGGGAAGGTGGGGGAGATTCCATTACCACCCGTGTCCATGCTGGCAGAAG ACCTGCCTCTGCCGCCGCCTCCTCCACCTGGGGAGGATGCAAGCTTCTCCTCAAACTGTGCATTTCCACCACCCCCACCACCCTTTGAAGAGCCTTTTCCACCAGCCCCAGAtgaagcttttccttctcctccttctccacctcctcctcctccaccaaTGTTTGATGAAGGACCTGTGAGCAAGGTTCCCCCCCCACAG ATAACTCCGGGATCCACAGGTTCTCTGGAGAAACCATTGGCCCCAAAAGCCCCTGTGGAAATACCGTCTGCACCCAAAGAtgctcctccttcctttccttccaagTTCACACCAAAGCCAAGTGGAAGCTCATCTTTCAAGCCCCCTGGGGTGGATTTGAACCCCACCCCAACCCCATGGGCAGCCCCACAGCAACGTAAAGAGCCCCAAGCACCAGTCCCTCCACCCCCTTCTCTCCCTTCTGCTCAGCCTATCCCTAAATTCACCCCATCTGCTGTTGCTGGCTCTCCTAAGTCTGTGTCCAAATCAGGTGACAATGTTCCAATGGCTCCCTCAAATTCTACAAGATACCCTACCTCCCTTCAGACTCAGTTCACAGCCCCTTCACCTTCAGGCCCCTCCTCTCGACCACAGCCCCCCAATTTCACCTATGCTCAGCAGAGGGAAAGACCCCAAGTGCAGGAGAAGCCACGCCCAACAGAACAGCCTGCTGCGGCAAGAGACACG caTAGACCCACAGGTTCCAGTGCAGATCCACCTAGGGGGAATTCCTGTCTGACAATGAAGGAGGTAGAAGAGCTGGAGAAGTTGACCCAGAGACTAATGAAGGATATGGAGCATCCAcccccagcagaggctgcaaCTTCTG AGCTCTGTGGCTTCTGCCGGAAGCCCCTGTCACGAAcccagccagctgtgagggCCCTGGACCGCCTCTTTCACGTGGAATGCTTCACCTGTTTCAAAtgtgaaaagcagctgcaggggcagcagtTCTACAATGTGGATGAGAAGCCCTTCTGCGAGGACTGCTATGCT AGCACCTTGGAAAAGTGCAGTGTCTGCAAGCAGACCATCACAGACCGGATGCTGAAGGCCACTGGTAACTCATACCATCCCCAGTGCTTCACCTGCGTGATGTGCCATACCCCCCTGGAGGGGACCTCTTTCATTGTGGACCAGTCCAACCAACCTCACTGTGTGGATGACTACCACAG GAAGTATGCACCACGTTGCTCAGTCTGTAGTGAACCTATTATGCCAGAGCCTGGAAAGGATGAGACAGTGCGTGTTGTTGCACTGGAGAAAAATTTCCACATGAAATGTTACAAGTGTGAG GACTGTGGGAAGCCCTTGTCCATTGAAGCAGACGAGAATGGGTGCTTTCCTCTGGATGGGCACGTGCTGTGTATCAAGTGTCACACCGTCCGTGCAAAAACAGCGCGCTGA